From the genome of Candidozyma auris chromosome 2, complete sequence, one region includes:
- a CDS encoding Golgi transport complex subunit, which yields MYASYLAGNDEFVYPAFIARDDFADKADFDPDSFLYDNHRFTSLDSLHKDLQHLSQSLNQNLLDLVNNEYSSFIQLGQSISGCLDLIDNISFDVGKFDQQLRNAKVNLTESSAAAERALQHKRRLNVLKNKAKLILLLNESCSSFEMLLGLEIGELSPERLKPKLSTLATLYLSATKIFAILTESNGDENSCVFFDKVLKTKLSSLQLEYKAYIHETLKRVKAEPKDYSDVIMMLLHCKRIVGSLSDGK from the coding sequence ATGTACGCTAGCTACCTCGCCGGAAACGACGAATTCGTCTACCCCGCATTCATTGCAAGAGACGATTTCGCCGACAAGGCTGACTTTGATCCTGATTCCTTTCTTTACGACAACCACAGGTTCACCTCGCTAGATTCCCTCCACAAAGACCTCCAGCACCTCTCACAGAGCCTCAATCAGAACCTCTTGGACCTTGTGAATAATGAGTACTCGCTGTTTATTCAGTTGGGCCAGTCAATTAGTGGATGTTTGGATCTAATCGACAATATCTCCTTCGATGTGGGAAAGTTTGATCAGCAGCTTCGAAACGCGAAAGTGAACCTTACAGAATCGTCGGCAGCCGCGGAGAGAGCGCTCCAGCATAAGCGTAGGCTCaatgtgttgaagaacaaagCAAAATTAATCTTACTTTTAAATGAACTGTGCCTGAGCTTTGAAATGCTTTTGGGGCTCGAGATCGGTGAACTCAGTCCGGAACGGCTTAAGCCAAAGCTCTCGACCCTCGCCACGCTTTATCTCTCCGCAACGAAGATTTTTGCCATTTTGACGGAGTCCAATGGCGACGAAAATTCGTGCGTATTCTTTGATAAGGTGCTCAAGACAAAGCTTCTGTCATTGCAGCTCGAATATAAAGCGTATATTCACGAGACATTGAAGCGGGTGAAGGCCGAGCCGAAGGATTACAGCGATGTGATTATGATGTTGTTGCATTGCAAGCGTATCGTTGGTAGTCTATCGGACGGAAAGTAA